One segment of Salvelinus fontinalis isolate EN_2023a chromosome 12, ASM2944872v1, whole genome shotgun sequence DNA contains the following:
- the LOC129866979 gene encoding NACHT, LRR and PYD domains-containing protein 12-like codes for MSLSAEREEGYSFSKNIVSGEKEEQERPVSPVPSCVSMKSDMSIDAPYNFSKEPLSSEQGVHQERPASPVTSCVSMKSGQSMGPPINFSSEQGIQQERPVSPVPSCLSMKSDKSMDLPMRFSNEPLMSNKRVPPLPQQIQDCPPSCTVSMEPYEGANVLPVDQKMHQNVSAEAEIQEKLKSTLKKRFQCVFEGLAQQGNPTLLNDIYTEIYITEGGSGKVNNDHEIIQIEAASRRPATQDTPIKCNDIFKPLPGQDRHIKAVLTKGVAGIGKTISVQKFILDWAEGKANKDIQFIFPLPFRELNLRRTERCSLMELLQSFFMEIKESKMINYDECKVLFVFDGLDECRLPLDFQNNKTCFDVSESTSVDVLLTNLIKGNLLPSALLWTTSRPAAANQIPPECVDQVTEVRGFNDPQKEEYFRKRFSDENLASRIISHIKSSKSLYIMCHIPVFCWVSATVLERMLGEAESREIPKTLTQMCTHFLIFQTKQSSKKYLGEDYNDHHWNTLMIMKLGKLAYQQLEKGNLIFYEEDLRGCGIDVTEASVYSGVCTQIFREEKGLCQGKVYCFVHLSIQEFLAALYVFLTFKNSNVNLLSQGVNIKTMSGETPALFLHKSAVDKALQSMNGHLDLFLRFLLGLSLESNQTLLQGLLSQTESKSQSSEETAKYIKMKIRKNPSPERCINLFHCLNELNDISLVEEIQSYLSSGSLSKAELSPAQWSALVFVLLTSVEKQDVFELRKYFRSEEGLLRLLPVVKATRTAILKDCNLTERCCKSLASALRSNSSSLRELDLSDNKLQDPGVKLLSDGLKSPGCKLKTLRLKSCGTTKVGCASLASALRSNSSHLRELDLSRNILGDSGLKLLSTVLEDPHCKLDILSLSGCGVTEEGCTSLASALRSNPSHLRELDLTDNQPGDSGVKLLSAVLENPQCKLQKLKLYNSKTTEEGCHYLASALMTNPSHLRELDLGGNKLRDSGINHLSAALKEPQCKLETLRMLSCGVTEESCASLASALRSNPSHLRELDLTNNQPGDSGVKMLSAVLEDPLCKLERLSLKCCNLTEKCCGSLASALSSNSSSLRELHLSHNNLQDSGVKLLSAGLGNTHCKVEKLGLSCCWVTWEGCASLASALRSNPSHLRELDLQMNKPGDSGKKMLSDVLEDPLCKLEKLTV; via the exons GATCCAACAAGAGAGACCAGTGTCTCCTGTACCCAGCTGTTTGTCTATGAAGAGTGACAAGTCTATGGACCTGCCAATGAGGTTCAGTAATGAACCACTTATGTCAAATAAAAG GGTCCCTCCACTCCCTCAGCAGATACAGGACTGTCCTCCTTCCTGCACTGTGTCCATGGAGCCATATGAAGGAGCGAATGTCTTACCCGTAGATCAGAAAAT GCACCAAAATGTCAGTGCTGAGGCAGAAATTCAAGAGAAGCTCAAATCAACTCTGAAGAAGAGATTTCAGTGTGTTTTTGAGGGACTAGCACAGCAAGGAAACCCTACACTTCTCAATGACATCTACACAGAGATTTATATCACTGAAGGTGGAAGTGGAAAGGTCAATAATGACCATGAGATAATACAGATTGAGGCAGCATCCAGGAGACCAGCAACACAAGATACACCAATCAAATGTAATGACATCTTTAAACCCTTACCTGGACAAGACAGGCATATAAAAGCTGTGTtgacaaagggagtcgctggcattggaaaGACCATTTCCGTGCAGAAGTTTATTCTGGACTGGGCCGAAGGAAAAGCCAATAAGGATATTCAGTTCATATTTCCACTTCCTTTTCGTGAGCTGAATTTGAGGAGGACGGAGAGATGCAGTTTGATGGAACTTTTACAATCTTTTTTCATGGAAATTAAAGAATCCAAAATGATTAACTATGATGAGTGCAAAGTCCTGTTTGTatttgatggtctggatgagtgtCGACTCCCTCTTGACTTCCAGAACAATAAGACCTGTTTTGATGTCTCAGAGTCAACCTCAGTCGATGTGCTGCTGACAAACCTTATTAAAGGGAATCTGTTACCCTCTGCGCTTCTCTGGACAACCTcccgacctgcagcagccaatcagatccctcctgagtgtgttgaccaggtgacagaggtacgagggttcaatgacccacagaaggaggagtacttcaggaagagattcagtgatgagaacctggccagcagaatcatctcacacatTAAATCCTCAAAGAGTCTCTACATCATGTGCCACATACCAGTTTTCTGTTGGGTTTCAGCCACTGTTCTAGAGAGAATGTTGGGTGaagcagagagtagagagatcCCCAAGACTCTGACTCAAATGTGCACACACTTCCTGATCTTTCAGACCAAACAGAGTAGTAAAAAGTATCTAGGAGAAGATTACAATGATCACCACTGGAATACATTAATGATAATGAAACTGGGGAAACTGGCTTATCAACAGCTGGAAAAAGGTAATCTGATCTTCTACGAGGAAGACCTAAGAGGATGTGGCATTGATGTCACAGAAGCATCCGTGTACTCAGGAGTGTGCACACAGATCTTTAGAGAGGAGAAAGGGCTGTGCCAGGGGAAGGTATACTGCTTTGTACATCTTAGCATTCAGGAGTTTTTAGCTGCTTTGTATGTGTTTCTCACATTCAAAAACAGCAATGTAAATCTTCTCTCTCAAGGTGTAAATATTAAGACAATGTCAGGAGAAACACCTGCATTGTTTCTACACAAAAGTGCAGTGGACAAGGCCTTACAAAGTATGAATGGACACCTGGACCTGTTCCTCCGTTTCCTTCTGGGCCTATCGCTGGAGTCCAATCAAACTCTCTTACAAGGCTTACTGTCACAAACAGAAAGCAAGTCCCAAAGCAGTGAGGAAACAGCCAAGTACATAAAGATGAAGATCAGGAAGAATCCCTCTCCAGAGAGGTGCATCAacctgttccactgtctgaatgaactgaatgacatttctctagtggaggagattCAAAGCTATCTGAGCTCAGGAAGTCTCTCAAAAGCTGAACTGTCACCTGCACAGTGGTCCGCTCTGGTCTTTGTTTTGCTGACTTCAGTGGAGAAGCAGGATGTGTTCGAACTGAGAAAGTATTTCAGATCAGAGGAGGGTCTTCTTAGGCTGCTACCAGTGGTTAAAGCCACCAGAACAGCAAT CCTGAAAGATTGTAACTTGACTGAAAGATGCTGTAAGTCTTTGGCTTCAGCTCTCAGATCGAACTCTTCTTcactgagagagctggacctgagtgaCAATAAACTGCAGGAtccaggagtgaagctgctctctgatgGATTGAAGAGTCCAGGTTGTAAATTGAAGACACTGAG GCTGAAGAGCTGTGGTACCACAAAGGttggctgtgcttctctggcttCAGCTCTAAGGTCAAActcctcacacctgagagagctggatctgagcaGGAATATCCTTGGAGACTCTGGGCTAAAGCTGCTCTCTACTGtactggaggatccacactgtAAACTGGACATACTGAG cCTTTCTGGTTGTGGAGTCACAGAAGAGGGCTGTACTTCTCTGgcttcagctctgaggtcaaacccctcacacctgagagaacTCGACCTGACTGACAACCAACCAGGAGACTcgggagtgaagctgctctctgctgtccTGGAAAATCCACAGTGTAAATTGCAAAAACTGAA GCTGTATAACTCTAAAACCACAGAGGAAGGATGTCATTATCTGGCTTCAGCTCTGATgacaaacccctcacacctgagagagcttgaCCTAGGTGGAAATAAGTTAAGAGACTCAGGAATTAACCATCTCTCTGCTGCACTGAAGGAACCACAATGTAAACTGGAAACACTTAG GATGTTAAgctgtggagtcacagaggagagctgtgcttctctggcttcagctctgaggtcaaacccctcacatctgagagagctggacctgaccAACAACCAACCAGGAGACTCAGGTGTGAAGATGCTCTCTGCTGTCCTGGAGGATCCACTCTGTAAACTGGAAAGACTTTC GCTGAAATGCTGTAACCTCACTGAGAAATGCTGTGGGTCTCTGGCCTCAGCTCTCAGCTCAAACTCCTCTAGTCTGAGAGAGCTGCACCTGAGTCACAATAACCTacaggattcaggagtgaagctgctctctgctggactggggaatacACACTGTAAAGTGGAAAAACTGGG gctgtcATGTTGTTGGGTCACATGGGAAGGCTGTGCCTCTTTGgcttcagctctgaggtcaaacccctcacacctgagagagctagATCTACAAATGAATAAACCAGGAGACTCAGGGAAGAAGATGCTCTCTGATGTCTTGGAGGATCCACTCTGTAAACTGGAGAAACTTACTGTATAA